Proteins from a genomic interval of Desulfurispira natronophila:
- a CDS encoding flagellar protein FlaG: MQIDTHSIGSPSGTGHEQQYLRSRQAAAEQAQNKTAEQKKQVPGRENSSGKQEAPSEQELRKAVEELNRNMDFLNVSRRFEVHEDTEKLVVKLMDKESGDLIRQIPSEDAIKRMTQIRDFLGQLYDENA, encoded by the coding sequence ATGCAGATTGATACTCACAGCATAGGCTCCCCTTCGGGAACTGGGCACGAGCAGCAGTACTTGCGCAGTCGGCAGGCCGCCGCTGAGCAAGCGCAGAACAAAACTGCCGAGCAAAAGAAACAGGTTCCCGGTAGGGAAAACAGTAGTGGCAAGCAGGAGGCTCCCAGTGAGCAGGAACTGCGCAAGGCGGTGGAAGAACTCAACCGCAATATGGACTTTCTCAACGTTTCTCGCCGCTTTGAGGTGCATGAGGACACCGAAAAGCTGGTAGTGAAACTGATGGACAAGGAGAGCGGCGACTTGATTCGCCAGATCCCGTCCGAGGATGCCATCAAGCGCATGACCCAGATACGGGACTTCCTGGGCCAGCTGTACGACGAAAACGCCTGA
- a CDS encoding SRPBCC domain-containing protein — MDLQHSALGGFTHQIETSVDIQATPQQVWQVLTDFAGYAQWNPFMVSIDGKAKVGSRLQVRLQLDANRQMPISPKILELDAPYRLLWQGRFLLPGTFTARHIFEITPLDEGRCNLSQREEFIGLLVPFFRRSLGQTTKDGLEAMNQALATEVQQRFKEGEG, encoded by the coding sequence ATGGATTTACAACATAGCGCTTTGGGTGGTTTTACCCATCAGATTGAAACCAGTGTGGATATTCAGGCGACTCCGCAACAGGTGTGGCAGGTGCTTACCGACTTTGCCGGATATGCGCAGTGGAATCCTTTTATGGTCAGTATTGACGGCAAGGCAAAAGTGGGCAGTCGTTTGCAGGTGCGCCTGCAGCTTGATGCCAACCGTCAAATGCCTATTTCTCCCAAAATTCTGGAGCTGGACGCGCCGTATCGGCTGCTGTGGCAGGGGCGTTTTCTTTTACCGGGGACTTTTACCGCTCGGCATATTTTTGAAATTACCCCGCTTGACGAGGGGCGCTGTAACCTGTCGCAGCGAGAAGAGTTTATTGGTCTCCTGGTTCCCTTTTTTCGGCGCTCCCTGGGGCAGACAACCAAAGATGGCCTTGAAGCAATGAACCAAGCCCTGGCAACGGAGGTGCAGCAACGCTTCAAGGAGGGTGAGGGGTGA
- a CDS encoding protein-L-isoaspartate O-methyltransferase: MIWAAQNYGTLLHRLQASGVLSTPAISAAFAAIPREHFLPAELRDQAGRDEPFPIGHGQTNSQPRTVAFMLELLQPQAGQSVLDIGSGSGWTTALLAHIVGEKGRVLGLERIDELVQMGQRNLQQFHLPQATIRHAGTEALGLPGEQHHRILVSASAATKEPMEQLSQQLLPDGRLVVPVANSIWLVEKDQEQRLYYHEHPGFAFVPLR; encoded by the coding sequence GTGATCTGGGCAGCCCAAAACTACGGAACTTTACTACACCGCTTGCAGGCCAGTGGTGTGCTAAGCACTCCGGCCATAAGTGCTGCATTTGCCGCTATTCCCCGCGAGCACTTCCTTCCCGCCGAACTTCGAGATCAGGCAGGGAGGGACGAACCCTTTCCTATCGGCCACGGACAAACCAACTCCCAGCCCAGGACAGTAGCTTTTATGCTGGAACTGCTGCAGCCACAGGCGGGCCAGTCGGTGCTTGATATAGGCTCGGGCTCAGGCTGGACGACGGCCCTGCTGGCCCACATTGTTGGTGAGAAAGGTCGGGTTTTGGGACTGGAGCGCATAGATGAGCTGGTGCAAATGGGACAGCGCAATCTGCAGCAGTTTCACCTGCCACAGGCCACGATACGCCATGCTGGCACAGAAGCACTGGGACTTCCCGGCGAGCAGCACCATCGCATACTTGTCTCCGCCAGTGCCGCTACGAAAGAACCCATGGAACAACTCAGCCAACAGCTTCTTCCCGATGGGCGGCTGGTTGTACCAGTGGCAAATTCCATTTGGCTGGTGGAGAAGGATCAGGAGCAAAGGCTTTATTACCACGAGCACCCGGGCTTTGCCTTTGTTCCGCTGCGGTAA
- a CDS encoding Rpn family recombination-promoting nuclease/putative transposase — MSDNTHNHHDKGYKALFSEPQMVEDLLRGFVKEEWVEAMDFSTLEPTNKSFVDDSMNERHDDIIWKLRFQDTWLYLYLLIEFQSKPDYYMAVRIMSYVALLYQDIIKGPDFEKDRPLPPVMPLVIYNGARGARNEAYLEYVAVTSDSGQRRR, encoded by the coding sequence ATGAGCGACAACACCCACAACCACCATGACAAGGGATACAAGGCTCTGTTTTCTGAGCCCCAGATGGTAGAAGATCTACTGAGGGGATTCGTCAAGGAGGAGTGGGTGGAGGCTATGGACTTCAGCACCCTGGAGCCTACCAACAAGAGTTTTGTTGACGACAGCATGAACGAGCGCCACGATGACATCATCTGGAAGCTTCGTTTCCAGGATACTTGGCTCTACCTCTACCTGCTTATAGAGTTCCAGTCGAAGCCTGACTACTACATGGCCGTGCGGATCATGTCCTATGTGGCCTTGCTCTATCAGGATATCATCAAGGGCCCTGATTTCGAGAAGGATCGACCACTGCCACCAGTCATGCCCTTGGTGATATACAACGGTGCTCGCGGAGCGAGGAATGAGGCGTACTTGGAGTACGTTGCAGTGACAAGCGACAGCGGGCAACGCCGCAGATGA
- a CDS encoding DUF4351 domain-containing protein, which yields MRVFQQPVSEQDYPDTVLDQMEGTNVVAEIIRIEHSKQTEDLRRNIRRLRQVLKDPIYERLHRIIAIWLSRNVLRVRFKNQQIEEFHDLMEVDAMLAEKIEDWTKEWKDEGRLEGQAKFLHTQIERRFGSVPAEVQDRIHAATEDELARYAINIFDAQSAREVVELSDETTNGHQ from the coding sequence ATGAGGGTTTTTCAGCAGCCTGTTAGCGAACAGGACTATCCTGATACCGTGCTTGATCAAATGGAAGGCACCAATGTGGTGGCAGAAATCATCCGCATTGAGCACTCCAAGCAGACCGAGGATCTGCGCCGCAACATCAGGCGGCTCAGGCAGGTACTCAAGGATCCAATATACGAGAGACTACACCGTATTATCGCTATCTGGCTCAGCAGAAACGTGTTACGAGTAAGGTTCAAAAATCAGCAAATTGAAGAGTTCCATGACCTGATGGAGGTGGATGCCATGCTAGCCGAAAAAATAGAGGACTGGACAAAAGAGTGGAAGGATGAAGGACGACTGGAAGGACAAGCTAAGTTCCTTCACACCCAAATAGAACGACGCTTTGGATCAGTTCCTGCTGAAGTACAGGATCGCATCCATGCGGCCACTGAGGATGAATTGGCCCGCTACGCCATCAACATCTTTGATGCCCAATCGGCACGAGAAGTGGTGGAACTCTCAGATGAAACCACGAATGGACACCAATAA
- a CDS encoding nucleotidyltransferase family protein, producing the protein MDRSMILDFLRNNKDTLAQEYGVVKIGLFGSYANELQHEGSDIDIAIVTNKKDYFNREDLREYLEHHFGASVDIGYLDSFRSYYRAQIEKEIIYV; encoded by the coding sequence ATGGATAGATCAATGATTTTGGACTTTCTCAGGAATAACAAAGACACCCTTGCCCAAGAGTATGGTGTTGTGAAAATAGGGCTGTTTGGTTCTTATGCCAATGAGCTGCAACATGAAGGCAGCGATATTGATATTGCTATCGTCACCAACAAGAAAGACTATTTCAATCGTGAGGATTTGCGTGAGTATCTTGAGCATCACTTTGGAGCTTCAGTAGATATTGGATATCTTGATAGTTTCCGGAGTTATTATCGGGCACAGATTGAAAAGGAGATTATTTATGTCTGA